A part of Ziziphus jujuba cultivar Dongzao chromosome 8, ASM3175591v1 genomic DNA contains:
- the LOC107414202 gene encoding F-box protein At5g07610, which produces MAASLLAEKIANNDDLLDQILDRLPIKSLIRLQSVSKHWLSLVSTVYSRRNTRPNSASGLIMFCNSYTFIDFIDFNLRNTTHFKFSGGPGPLKSLPFLESNAKEGIDLLHACNGLLLFRTLDRNFYVANPTTKQCMKLPRPPSLARNNGCFIFNLAYDHCKSKHYFKVVCVTKSGYGSHKIDIYSSQTGRWKHSGFFNEYMHLNLDDYDGCSLGGVFWNGAIHWIRVGRLVYFNVEEGVLNIKGLPLPRDVDNMSKPRINWYFEESRDHLLFIATFLLNGFHDVNPEFDIYELERDYSKWTFKFHVDLRESVLPFVPKYNGIFHIIFVAPSKKDEESYMVLQTSGILVVYYFKTQTLTQIVSHPSRMINLPFQYFYPYIESVARLNLNADQ; this is translated from the coding sequence ATGGCTGCATCGCTATTGGCGGAAAAAATAGCCAACAATGACGACCTCCTCGATCAAATCCTTGACCGACTGCCAATAAAATCCCTGATTAGACTACAATCAGTATCCAAACACTGGCTATCTCTCGTCTCCACCGTTTACTCTCGCCGTAATACTCGCCCAAACTCCGCCAGCGGCTTAATCATGTTCTGCAACAGTTATACTTTCATAGATTTCATCGATTTCAACCTCAGAAACACCACCCACTTCAAATTCTCCGGCGGCCCCGGGCCCTTGAAATCTCTTCCATTCCTTGAAAGCAATGCAAAAGAAGGTATTGATCTCTTGCACGCCTGTAATGGGTTATTGCTATTTCGTACCCTAGATAGGAATTTCTACGTAGCCAATCCCACCACAAAGCAATGTATGAAACTTCCTCGGCCTCCATCATTGGCTCGCAATAATGGATGTTTCATCTTCAATTTAGCTTATGATCATTGTAAGTCGAAGCATTACTTCAAAGTTGTTTGCGTTACAAAGAGTGGCTATGGATCACACAAGATTGATATTTACTCATCCCAGACAGGTCGTTGGAAGCACTCCGGTTTTTTCAATGAGTACATGCATTTAAATCTTGATGATTATGATGGTTGTTCTCTTGGTGGTGTCTTTTGGAATGGTGCTATTCATTGGATTCGGGTCGGCCGTTTAGTGTATTTCAATGTCGAGGAAGGAGTATTAAATATAAAGGGACTGCCATTGCCCAGGGACGTCGACAACATGTCAAAACCAAGGATCAACTGGTATTTCGAGGAGTCGAGAGACCATTTGCTTTTCATTGCTACCTTCTTGCTAAATGGGTTTCATGATGTGAATCCGGAGTTTGATATCTATGAGTTGGAGAGGGACTATTCCAAATGGACGTTCAAGTTCCATGTTGATCTCCGTGAATCTGTATTGCCTTTTGTACCAAAATATAATGGCATCTTTCACATAATTTTTGTTGCTCCAAGTAAGAAAGATGAAGAATCGTACATGGTACTCCAAACATCGGGTATACTTGTAGTTTACTACTTCAAGACTCAAACTTTGACTCAAATTGTTTCGCATCCTTCAAGAATGATTAACTTaccttttcaatatttttatcccTACATTGAAAGTGTCGCTCGGCTTAATTTGAATGCTGATCAATGA